In a single window of the Salvelinus alpinus chromosome 15, SLU_Salpinus.1, whole genome shotgun sequence genome:
- the LOC139539912 gene encoding uncharacterized protein has protein sequence MATGQQNSAAGAVVAERTDTMSPLPLSAESILYPKKAKNDTMRKTFKQKLLEERPETLFADLYKNGDVSNLIFLTDQPNAWRSAVCSHYPCIKKEGICNGWKLKIKETDDPDSTMITINLYKTGTVMVQGNIRLFETDFQTIKERAEREKDTTSDMPSHKRNSTSTTLTPTLPTQTSTSSTSLPTIVEDTPQEESDPLSAEQAQALLTTMAAMRDEFTKLEGEVVLLRESVSKQQPDNHTLEELLTKVRTEQDSSLATQLKEVQQERDGLKRELADLTKEVRELQKDRQSSNKELTALREELQERKRAEDRLQEQIDHHPMTCPHTAEEPSSTSQTSPALAAASLLPNPQNSLPLTVAPTQTSHTPAPTPTSPPSAPPSPEETLADIVLLMDSNGKYVQEKKLFPRHKTRKVWCPTTQSAMELLDKNHLGSPSHIIIHTGSNDLRAQQERVATSLRGVIEKASAIFPNTRIIVSTLLQRRDFHPATIQRINASLSRDCALRPNVHLAHHPTLDLDCLYDHVHLYRETVPILAKTLKDVALNRSPTSPPRNSRAISTLPRSPRQHPGPAPWTPQPRPQHHQPQCPPQPAQHRPPQPSFRATQTRPPTPLPPTADPHLEEPQPSRQSYAQAVRGATGPAPTNQMSDIKQMLSLLCSHVMGRGSW, from the exons atggcaacggggcagcagaacagcgcagcaggagcagtagtagcagagcgcacagacaccatgtccccactccccctcagcgcagaatccattctctacccaaaaaaggccaaaaatgacacaatgaggaaaacttttaaacagaaactactagaggagaggccagaaaccctttttgcagacctctacaaaaacggtgacgtgagtaatctcatcttcctcactgaccagccaaatgcatggcgctcagcagtctgctctcactacccatgcataaagaaagagggaatctgtaatgggtggaagctgaaaatcaaagagacagacgaccctgacagcaccatgataacaatcaacctctacaagactggaactgtcatggtgcaaggtaacattaggctgtttgaaacagactttcagaccattaaggagagagcggagagagaaaaggacaccaccagtgacatgccctcccacaagagaaactccaccagcaccaccctcacccctaccctccccacccaaacaagcacatccagcacctctcttcccaccatagtggaggacacgccccaggaggagagcgaccccctcagtgcagagcaggctcaggccctcctcaccaccatggctgccatgagggatgagttcaccaaactggagggggaggtggtcctgctcagggagagcgtgagcaaacagcaaccagacaaccacaccttagaggagctcctaaccaaggtgaggacagagcaggacagcagccttgcaacacagctgaaagaggttcagcaagagagagacggactcaagagagagctggctgatctaacaaaggaggtgagagagctccaaaaagacaggcagagcagcaataaggagctgaccgcactaagagaggagctgcaggagagaaagagagcagaggacaggctgcaggagcagatagatcaccaccctatgacctgccctcacacagcagaggaacccagctcaaccagccagacttccccagccctggctgctgcatccctcctccccaacccacagaacagcctcccactgacagtggcaccgacacagaccagccacaccccagctccaacacccaccagccccccctctgccccccccagtccagaagaaacactggctgacatcgtcctgttaatggactcaaatgggaagtatgttcaggagaagaaacttttccctagacacaaaacgagaaaggtgtggtgcccaacaacgcagagtgccatggagctgcttgataagaaccatctcgggtcgccaagccacataatcatacacaccggaagcaacgacctgcgtgctcagcaggagagggtggccacttcactacggggagtgattgagaaggcctccgcaatcttccccaacacaagaatcatagtgtcaacccttctacagaggagggacttccaccctgccacaatccaaagaataaacgccagcctatcccgggactgtgccctgcgacccaatgtacacctggcccaccatcccaccctcgatctggactgtctctatgaccatgttcacctgtacagggagacagtccccatccttgccaagactctcaaggacgtcgctttaaaccgcagcccgacctctccacccaggaacagcagagcaatctccaccctgccgagatcaccgagacaacatcccggaccagcaccctggaccccccagccacgaccacagcaccaccaacctcaatgcccaccacagccagcgcagcacagaccaccccagcccagcttcagagccacccagacgaggcctcccacccccctgccccccaccgcagacccacacctggaggagccacagcccagcaggcagagctacgcacaggctgtgagaggagcaactggcccagcccccaccaaccaaatgagtgacatcaaacaaatgctgagtctactatgctcacatgtgatgggccgagggtcatg gtaa